The Chroicocephalus ridibundus chromosome 3, bChrRid1.1, whole genome shotgun sequence genome has a segment encoding these proteins:
- the C3H6orf120 gene encoding UPF0669 protein C6orf120 homolog encodes MAVRWRRILVIFVAAQVLFVVNAFEEEDVPEEWILLHVVQGQIGAGNYSYLRLNHEGKIVLQMRSLKGDADLYVSDMTLHPSFDEYELQSVTCGQDVVHVPAHFRRPVGIGIYGHPSHLESEFEMKVYYDRTVVQYPFGEASYNPEEMEANQKYSQSTEDEFQDGESVFWTILFGILKLILEILF; translated from the coding sequence ATGGCAGTGCGCTGGAGAAGAATCCTGGTAATATTTGTGGCAGCTCAAGTACTATTTGTGGTAAATGCCTTTGAGGAAGAGGATGTACCTGAAGAATGGATTCTTCTTCACGTTGTTCAAGGTCAAATCGGAGCAGGAAACTACAGCTATTTGAGACTAAATCACGAGGGAAAGATAGTACTTCAGATGCGGAGTTTAAAAGGTGATGCAGACTTGTACGTATCTGACATGACGCTTCACCCCAGCTTTGACGAATATGAGTTACAGTCTGTAACTTGCGGCCAAGATGTTGTCCATGTACCCGCACACTTCCGCCGCCCAGTGGGAATAGGGATTTATGGTCATCCCTCTCACCTGGAGAGCgaatttgaaatgaaagtatACTACGATCGAACAGTTGTACAGTACCCCTTTGGCGAGGCTTCTTACAACCCCGAGGAGATGGAGGCAAACCAGAAATACTCACAGTCTACAGAAGATGAGTTTCAGGATGGGGAATCTGTTTTCTGGACTATACTTTTTGGAATCTTGAAATTAATActtgaaattcttttttaa